Proteins encoded in a region of the Paenibacillus sp. W2I17 genome:
- a CDS encoding DEAD/DEAH box helicase, with protein sequence MSDNPFYRLAPFVQEFIYKKRWESLRPAQIEACNICFHTPHHMLIAAGTASGKTEAAFFPALTELYERPSKSVGILYIGPLKALINDQFERLKDLLSEGNIPVWHWHGDVPQAEKTKLMKNPSGVLQITPESLEGLLMNRPNAIPALFHDLRYVIIDEVHAFMGADRGIQVLSELARIERMAGCAPRRVGLSATLSDYDAATSWLAAGTQQGVDVVSSPGGRKLRLRVEHFSFPDAQDEEQAEQLHNARKAYYDFIYESTHRKKALIFTNSRTDAEVTILEMRRVAAHRQERDVFHVHHGSISAMLREETEAALRTGSGPAVAAATVTLELGIDLGELERVVQLGAPYSASSFVQRLGRSGRREDMASEMLFVCPEEEDEEAQLPARMPWTLMRAIAVIELYVKTKWVEPLEARKMPIGVLYHQTMSMLKSMGEAEPRDLAEAILSLAPFALIRPDQYQVFLNYLIETDHLQWTEDRTLIIGLTGEKIVNNYRFYAVFKDDEEHKVLNGSEEIGSITTVPPPGYCFSLAGKLWKVEEVDHKHKAVYVKSAKGKVDTLWLGAGGDIHTSVVQKMREVLSDSVIYPYLSPQAVNRLERARRLARESGLLKQVVIPAGGDSMYVLPWVGSKSFRTLERLMKHNLSKKLALRSVVPMEPYYFVVSGKVDERTLLAEIMSECRTAEDASALLAEDEAPYLGKYDEFVAPPLIREAFAVDGLDLDGLKEGLQQTLEWDSSGSNRT encoded by the coding sequence ATGAGTGATAATCCGTTCTATCGGCTGGCGCCGTTTGTTCAGGAATTTATTTATAAAAAAAGATGGGAATCGCTTCGTCCTGCCCAGATTGAGGCCTGCAATATCTGTTTTCATACCCCGCATCATATGCTGATTGCGGCGGGGACAGCCTCCGGCAAGACGGAGGCGGCTTTTTTTCCTGCATTGACCGAGCTGTATGAACGGCCTTCCAAGTCGGTTGGCATTTTATACATTGGACCTCTGAAAGCCCTGATTAATGATCAATTCGAACGTCTTAAGGATCTGTTATCCGAAGGAAATATTCCGGTATGGCATTGGCACGGGGACGTACCGCAGGCGGAGAAAACAAAACTGATGAAAAATCCTTCCGGTGTGCTCCAGATAACGCCAGAATCGCTGGAAGGTCTGCTCATGAATCGTCCGAATGCAATCCCGGCGCTGTTTCATGACCTGCGGTATGTCATCATCGATGAGGTGCATGCTTTCATGGGAGCGGATCGGGGCATTCAAGTACTCAGCGAACTTGCCAGAATCGAGCGTATGGCTGGCTGTGCACCGCGAAGAGTGGGCTTGTCGGCTACACTTAGTGACTATGATGCGGCTACATCTTGGCTTGCTGCCGGAACGCAGCAGGGGGTGGATGTGGTCTCTTCCCCGGGTGGTCGCAAGCTGCGACTGCGGGTGGAACATTTCTCTTTTCCAGATGCGCAGGACGAGGAGCAGGCGGAGCAGCTTCATAACGCACGTAAAGCGTACTACGACTTCATTTATGAGAGTACACATCGTAAAAAAGCGCTGATCTTCACCAACAGCCGAACGGATGCTGAAGTCACCATTCTTGAGATGCGGCGGGTCGCGGCTCACAGGCAAGAGCGTGATGTGTTCCATGTGCATCATGGAAGTATCTCCGCCATGCTGAGGGAAGAGACGGAAGCTGCCCTACGCACCGGGTCGGGGCCAGCGGTTGCAGCGGCAACGGTCACGCTTGAACTGGGCATCGATCTGGGCGAACTGGAACGTGTGGTTCAGCTCGGTGCACCGTATAGTGCTTCGAGCTTTGTACAGCGTCTGGGACGTTCGGGAAGACGAGAGGATATGGCATCAGAGATGCTTTTTGTATGTCCGGAGGAAGAGGACGAGGAAGCGCAATTGCCAGCACGTATGCCGTGGACCTTGATGCGTGCGATTGCTGTTATCGAACTCTATGTAAAAACGAAATGGGTCGAGCCGCTTGAAGCTCGCAAAATGCCCATAGGTGTGCTCTACCATCAGACGATGAGCATGTTGAAAAGTATGGGGGAGGCGGAGCCGAGAGATCTTGCAGAAGCCATCCTTTCGTTGGCTCCATTTGCGTTGATTAGACCTGATCAATATCAGGTTTTCCTGAATTACCTCATTGAGACGGATCATCTGCAATGGACAGAGGATCGAACATTGATCATCGGTCTGACAGGTGAGAAAATTGTGAATAATTATCGCTTCTACGCCGTGTTTAAAGACGATGAGGAACATAAAGTATTAAACGGCTCGGAAGAGATTGGTTCGATTACAACCGTGCCCCCACCTGGCTATTGCTTCTCGCTCGCAGGCAAACTGTGGAAAGTGGAAGAGGTCGATCACAAGCACAAGGCTGTGTATGTGAAGTCTGCGAAAGGTAAAGTAGATACGTTATGGCTTGGAGCGGGAGGAGATATTCATACGTCGGTAGTACAGAAAATGCGTGAAGTGTTGTCAGACTCAGTGATCTATCCCTATCTGTCACCACAAGCTGTCAATCGACTTGAACGGGCGCGCCGCCTAGCTCGTGAAAGCGGACTGTTGAAGCAGGTCGTGATTCCGGCAGGGGGAGATTCGATGTACGTTCTTCCTTGGGTGGGAAGTAAATCTTTCCGTACATTGGAGCGCTTGATGAAGCATAATCTGTCCAAGAAACTTGCCTTGCGTTCGGTTGTGCCCATGGAGCCATATTATTTTGTAGTGTCCGGCAAGGTCGATGAACGAACATTGTTAGCCGAGATCATGAGTGAGTGTCGAACGGCTGAAGACGCATCTGCGTTACTGGCTGAAGATGAAGCGCCTTATCTGGGCAAGTATGATGAATTTGTCGCGCCGCCTTTGATCCGTGAGGCTTTTGCCGTAGATGGGCTGGATCTGGATGGATTGAAGGAAGGTTTACAGCAAACATTGGAGTGGGACTCTTCAGGCTCCAATCGGACATGA
- a CDS encoding ATP-binding protein, with amino-acid sequence MTELKIPKRLTTALVNSLTAGVVPRIGLEQIAVGRKPEVEAILRDMDNIAEGGAAFKLITGRYGSGKSFLLQMIRNYAMDRDFVVADADLSPERRLVGTKGQGLATYRELMTRLSTRTRPDGGALEPILQKWIAGLQQSTMQSQNLRPDDPALPLEVEKQIYAVTGEMQNLVHGFDFAKVLASYWNGYKLADDDRKQAALRWLRGEFATKTEAKKELAVGVIIDDDNWYDYFKLWSEFTARIGYKGLLLFIDEAVNLYKITNSVSRQSNYEKLLTMFNDTMQGKAEHLGIFVGGTPQFVEDERRGLYSYEALRSRLIDGRYAAKAYANYTGPILKLAMLSHEEILILLQKLRQIHALHFGYSASLTDEQLVDFMQTAVNRLGADELLTTREVVRDFMDVLHTLHQNPEVTYTQLLGERVAKPQETSKGANASANTDDLDDFLAEFEL; translated from the coding sequence GTGACAGAACTTAAAATACCAAAGCGGCTGACCACCGCACTTGTAAATTCATTGACGGCGGGTGTTGTCCCACGAATTGGGCTGGAGCAGATTGCTGTCGGTCGGAAACCGGAAGTGGAAGCCATTTTGCGGGATATGGACAATATCGCTGAGGGCGGCGCAGCGTTTAAACTCATTACGGGTCGTTACGGCAGCGGTAAAAGCTTTCTTTTGCAGATGATTCGTAACTATGCGATGGATAGGGATTTTGTTGTGGCAGATGCCGATCTTTCACCAGAGCGTCGATTGGTGGGAACCAAAGGCCAGGGACTTGCCACATATCGTGAACTGATGACTCGTCTGTCTACACGCACACGCCCGGATGGGGGAGCGTTGGAGCCGATTTTGCAAAAATGGATCGCAGGGTTGCAACAATCCACGATGCAGAGTCAGAACCTGCGCCCGGATGATCCCGCTCTGCCGCTTGAGGTAGAGAAGCAGATCTATGCAGTGACGGGTGAGATGCAGAATCTGGTTCACGGTTTTGATTTTGCCAAAGTACTGGCGTCATACTGGAACGGGTACAAGCTGGCTGATGATGATCGCAAACAGGCGGCACTTCGCTGGCTTCGAGGAGAATTTGCAACCAAAACGGAAGCGAAAAAAGAACTGGCTGTTGGCGTTATCATTGATGATGACAACTGGTACGACTACTTCAAATTATGGTCTGAATTCACAGCGCGCATTGGTTACAAAGGATTGTTGTTGTTCATTGATGAAGCGGTGAATCTGTACAAAATTACAAACAGTGTCTCCCGTCAAAGCAACTATGAGAAATTGCTGACCATGTTCAATGATACGATGCAGGGCAAGGCAGAGCACCTGGGCATATTTGTAGGCGGTACACCGCAATTTGTAGAGGATGAACGGCGCGGATTATACAGCTATGAAGCGCTTCGCTCCAGGCTTATTGATGGTCGTTATGCAGCCAAAGCTTATGCGAATTACACAGGTCCGATCCTGAAGCTGGCGATGTTATCGCATGAAGAGATTCTGATTCTGCTCCAGAAGCTGCGACAGATTCATGCCCTGCATTTTGGATACAGTGCAAGTCTGACGGATGAACAATTGGTTGATTTTATGCAAACGGCGGTGAACCGACTGGGTGCGGATGAATTGCTGACCACGCGTGAAGTGGTACGAGATTTTATGGATGTGCTGCATACGTTACACCAGAATCCTGAAGTGACTTATACTCAATTACTTGGGGAGCGGGTTGCCAAACCTCAGGAAACGAGTAAAGGGGCAAATGCATCCGCGAATACGGATGATTTGGACGATTTCCTGGCGGAGTTTGAATTATGA